The following proteins are co-located in the Apium graveolens cultivar Ventura chromosome 5, ASM990537v1, whole genome shotgun sequence genome:
- the LOC141723509 gene encoding disease resistance protein RUN1-like isoform X2: protein MPSSVKEHCPFLSPMGTTENYACSPWCLDELAEILSSNRTKNQVVPIFCYVNPSDVRHQQGSFGKALDGHKKRYPVDMIEKWKSALSEIAALSGHHLRQEAKENESDTIQEIVGNVVTRASTTVSHLKKYLYGINSAVEEIYHKLSMESNDVRVIGICGMGGIGKTTIAKAFYDNYFNKFDISCFNENINQYSQEGSPSFPLLKQLLIELLGKKDCKVTGVERRIRKLRKILHSKKALVILDDLNQSNYSELLLANLSDLFSAGSRIIITTRDANLLNKMKMDISVDIYVVKTLKKIDSLELFCYHAFRKPVPPEKFRELSLNFVTYAGGLPLAIKVLGSSLVGRTYEFWKAKLEKVEEIPENDIYKVLKMSYDELDDETEKAIFLDIAFFFVGKDKDEAVHVFKSCGFFPDVGIPILVDRCLLTIGTNNKFEMHNLIQEMGRELGKSKSTHLFLRGNARKDLRNLEERNDIEGLVLDFTTSKYGQVTTFLFERMPNLRLLQIIDAPDIKGNFKKIFPNLRCIRWHSCPWTHIPSTFLPPNIVSLDMPSSKFKILWKGPKPIKHLNNLRYLYLRACRDLKRLPKQLGDMKALKKIDASYTAIEKLPDSITHLKQLDELNLVCCEKLSKLPEEIGNMKGLKMLDVGSSAIEQLPDSFGGLINLGRLHLSNCQKLRNLPNNIWKLKLLKGLYLSKCSNLEQLPEQLGKMQCLEELYACDTAIERVPDSIGLLGRLKGLDFTDCKKLKFVAKSIWNLNSIEYLYLHPGDTAKISLPDSVKNMKKLKTLNLSCNVGLCLPMIQCFSSLESLTLTDEGQIPSSAKPFSLSKLINLQHLKLYNCTNLGSSLPELPLNLEELRVYNQNALEQLPDLSSLRKLKELCIWRCVSLQSISLLPSHLQSLLVHECTSLQDLPDMSMLKELVKLSFTGCNNLKSISLKQSSLEIQSYFPFSADLPNREVAEWFNYKSTGHTVCFDVPPSFGSNFLGLALWVVYTCNAKEIWTYVSAVITNETEGITENHPIYLQTVVGEAQSSIQCIRGKKLSMKSGDTVKVFISSLLYSGYKVDMGASIGKVKVKMFGVHLVQNRLSTSVYQLK from the exons ATGCCCAGTTCTGTAAAGGAGCACTGTCCCTTCCTCTCCCCTATGGGTACTACAG AGAACTATGCTTGTTCACCATGGTGCCTTGACGAGCTTGCAGAGATCCTTAGTAGCAATAGAACAAAAAATCAGGTTGTTCCTATATTTTGCTATGTTAATCCATCAGATGTTCGGCACCAGCAAGGGAGTTTTGGGAAAGCTCTTGATGGTCATAAAAAGCGTTATCCCGTTGATATGATTGAGAAGTGGAAATCAGCTCTTTCTGAAATTGCTGCACTATCAGGACACCACCTCAGACAAGAAGCAAAGGA GAATGAATCGGACACCATTCAAGAAATTGTGGGGAATGTGGTGACACGGGCCTCTACAACTGTATCACACCTTAAAAAGTATCTATATGGAATAAATTCTGCTGTTGAAGAGATATATCATAAACTGAGCATGGAGTCTAATGATGTACGTGTCATTGGTATATGTGGCATGGGTGGAATTGGAAAAACTACAATTGCTAAAGCTTTCTACGACAATTATTTCAACAAATTTGATATTAGCTGCTTTAATGAAAATATTAATCAGTATTCACAAGAAGGTAGTCCTTCATTTCCTTTACTTAAGCAACTCTTGATCGAGCTTCTTGGAAAGAAGGATTGTAAGGTTACTGGTGTTGAAAGGAGAATAAGAAAATTGAGAAAAATTCTTCACTCTAAGAAAGCTCTCGTCATTCTGGATGATTTGAACCAATCAAACTATTCAGAATTGCTGCTAGCAAACCTTAGCGACTTGTTTTCAGCTGGAAGTAGAATTATTATTACGACAAGAGATGCAAACCTGCTAAATAAAATGAAAATGGATATTTCAGTTGATATTTATGTGGTGAAGacattaaaaaaaattgattcaTTGGAGCTCTTTTGCTATCATGCCTTCAGAAAACCCGTGCCACCAGAAAAGTTCAGGGAGCTCTCCCTAAACTTTGTAACTTATGCTGGGGGTCTTCCATTAGCTATCAAGGTTTTGGGTTCGTCTTTGGTCGGCAGGACTTACGAGTTTTGGAAAGCTAAACTTGAAAAAGTTGAAGAAATCCCAGAAAATGATATATATAAAGTCCTTAAAATGAGCTACGATGAATTAGACGATGAGACGGAGAAGGCAATCTTCCTTGATATTGCATTTTTCTTTGTTGGAAAGGACAAAGATGAGGCAGTTCATGTATTCAAATCTTGTGGTTTCTTTCCGGATGTTGGAATACCAATTCTAGTGGACAGATGTCTACTGACAATTGGTACAAATAATAAGTTTGAGATGCATAATCTTATCCAGGAAATGGGAAGGGAACTTGGAAAGAGCAAGAGCACACACTTGTTTTTGCGAGGAAATGCAAGGAAGGATTTGCGAAATCTAGAG GAAAGAAATGATATTGAAGGTCTAGTCTTAGACTTTACGACTTCGAAATATGGACAAGTGACTACCTTTTTGTTTGAAAGAATGCCCAATCTGCGGCTACTTCAAATAATCGATGCACCTGATATTAAaggaaattttaaaaaaatatttccTAATTTAAGGTGCATTAGATGGCATTCTTGTCCATGGACACATATACCTTCTACATTTCTTCCACCCAACATCGTCTCCCTTGATATGCCTTCTAGCAAATTCAAAATTTTGTGGAAGGGGCCAAAG CCTATCAAACATCTAAATAATTTGCGTTATTTGTATCTGAGGGCATGCCGTGATTTAAAACGACTACCAAAGCAGTTGGGTGATATGAAGGCCTTAAAGAAGATTGATGCAAGTTATACCGCAATTGAGAAATTGCCGGATTCAATTACTCACCTCAAGCAATTGGATGAGTTAAACTTGGTATGTTGCGAGAAGCTAAGTAAGTTGCCTGAAGAAATTGGGAATATGAAAGGTTTAAAGATGCTTGATGTAGGTTCTTCAGCAATTGAACAACTGCCAGATTCATTTGGGGGCCTCATCAATCTGGGACGACTGCATTTGTCCAACTGCCAAAAGCTTAGAAATCTTCCAAATAACATATGGAAGCTCAAGTTGCTTAAAGGACTATATCTGAGCAAGTGTTCAAACCTGGAACAATTGCCTGAGCAATTGGGGAAGATGCAATGTTTAGAGGAGCTTTATGCATGTGACACGGCAATTGAACGAGTACCAGATTCTATTGGACTGCTGGGTAGGTTAAAAGGGTTGGATTTTACAGATTGTAAGAAGCTCAAATTTGTGGCCAAAAGTATCTGGAATCTTAACTCGATTGAATATTTATATCTTCACCCTGGGGATACAGCTAAAATTAGTTTACCTGATTCAGTAAAAAATATGAAGAAGCTGAAAACTCTGAACCTGAGTTGTAATGTAGGATTATGCCTGCCTATGATTCAATGTTTCTCTTCTTTGGAAAGCTTAACTCTTACAGATGAGGGACAGATTCCCTCTTCAGCGAAACCATTCAGCCTTTCTAAGCTTATAAACCTACAACATCTTAAATTGTATAACTGTACAAATCTTGGGTCCTCCCTTCCGGAACTTCCTTTAAATCTAGAAGAGTTAAGGGTATATAATCAAAATGCACTAGAACAACTACCTGATTTATCGAGCTTAAGAAAGTTGAAAGAATTATGTATATGGAGATGTGTCAGTCTCCAATCAATCTCGTTGCTTCCGTCTCATCTTCAATCACTTTTAGTTCACGAGTGCACAAGCCTACAAGATCTACCAGATATGTCGATGTTGAAGGAATTGGTAAAGTTGAGTTTTACCGGGTGCAACAATCTGAAATCAATAAGTTTGAAACAGAGTTCCCTTGAG ATACAATCCTACTTTCCATTTAGTGCTGATCTACCAAACAGAGAGGTTGCAGAATGGTTCAACTATAAGAGCACTGGGCATACAGTCTGTTTTGATGTCCCGCCAAGCTTTGGATCTAACTTCTTAGGTCTTGCACTCTGGGTTGTGTATACATGCAATGCCAAAGAGATCTGGACATACGTGAGCGCTGTTATCACGAATGAAACGGAGGGTATAACAGAGAATCATCCCATCTATTTACAAACTGTAGTCGGTGAAGCACAATCAAGTATACAATGCATTAGAGGAAAGAAGCTCTCAATGAAAAGTGGAGACACGGTTAAGGTTTTTATTTCAAGCTTATTGTATTCTGGTTATAAAGTGGATATGGGAGCTTCTATTGGAAAAGTTAAGGTCAAGATGTTTGGGGTTCATTTGGTACAGAATAGACTCTCAACTTCGGTTTATCAACTCAAATAA
- the LOC141723509 gene encoding disease resistance protein RPV1-like isoform X1: MEISKQVVINCALLVLIILAILAIIIRIVSIKKHCPSPNDTTSNLQSADPYCSSTSSPFPPTWDVFLSFYGKDTRSNFTSHLYTALDQAGFLTFRDDPALEKGQEISSSLFDAIRNSNMFIVVLSENYACSPWCLDELAEILSSNRTKNQVVPIFCYVNPSDVRHQQGSFGKALDGHKKRYPVDMIEKWKSALSEIAALSGHHLRQEAKENESDTIQEIVGNVVTRASTTVSHLKKYLYGINSAVEEIYHKLSMESNDVRVIGICGMGGIGKTTIAKAFYDNYFNKFDISCFNENINQYSQEGSPSFPLLKQLLIELLGKKDCKVTGVERRIRKLRKILHSKKALVILDDLNQSNYSELLLANLSDLFSAGSRIIITTRDANLLNKMKMDISVDIYVVKTLKKIDSLELFCYHAFRKPVPPEKFRELSLNFVTYAGGLPLAIKVLGSSLVGRTYEFWKAKLEKVEEIPENDIYKVLKMSYDELDDETEKAIFLDIAFFFVGKDKDEAVHVFKSCGFFPDVGIPILVDRCLLTIGTNNKFEMHNLIQEMGRELGKSKSTHLFLRGNARKDLRNLEERNDIEGLVLDFTTSKYGQVTTFLFERMPNLRLLQIIDAPDIKGNFKKIFPNLRCIRWHSCPWTHIPSTFLPPNIVSLDMPSSKFKILWKGPKPIKHLNNLRYLYLRACRDLKRLPKQLGDMKALKKIDASYTAIEKLPDSITHLKQLDELNLVCCEKLSKLPEEIGNMKGLKMLDVGSSAIEQLPDSFGGLINLGRLHLSNCQKLRNLPNNIWKLKLLKGLYLSKCSNLEQLPEQLGKMQCLEELYACDTAIERVPDSIGLLGRLKGLDFTDCKKLKFVAKSIWNLNSIEYLYLHPGDTAKISLPDSVKNMKKLKTLNLSCNVGLCLPMIQCFSSLESLTLTDEGQIPSSAKPFSLSKLINLQHLKLYNCTNLGSSLPELPLNLEELRVYNQNALEQLPDLSSLRKLKELCIWRCVSLQSISLLPSHLQSLLVHECTSLQDLPDMSMLKELVKLSFTGCNNLKSISLKQSSLEIQSYFPFSADLPNREVAEWFNYKSTGHTVCFDVPPSFGSNFLGLALWVVYTCNAKEIWTYVSAVITNETEGITENHPIYLQTVVGEAQSSIQCIRGKKLSMKSGDTVKVFISSLLYSGYKVDMGASIGKVKVKMFGVHLVQNRLSTSVYQLK; this comes from the exons ATGGAAATCTCAAAACAAGTAGTTATAAATTGCGCTTTGCTCGTGCTCATAATACTTGCCATACTTGCAATCATCATCCGTATCGTTTCCATTAAGAAGCACTGTCCTTCTCCCAATGATACCACTAGTAATCTCCAATCAGCTGACCCTTATTGTTCTTCAACCTCTTCTCCATTTCCACCTACTTGGGATGTGTTCTTGAGCTTTTACGGCAAGGACACTCGTAGTAACTTCACTTCACATCTTTACACTGCTTTGGATCAAGCTGGATTTCTAACCTTCAGAGATGATCCTGCTCTTGAAAAGGGCCAAGAAATTTCATCCAGTCTATTTGACGCCATTAGAAATTCAAATATGTTTATTGTTGTTCTTTCAGAGAACTATGCTTGTTCACCATGGTGCCTTGACGAGCTTGCAGAGATCCTTAGTAGCAATAGAACAAAAAATCAGGTTGTTCCTATATTTTGCTATGTTAATCCATCAGATGTTCGGCACCAGCAAGGGAGTTTTGGGAAAGCTCTTGATGGTCATAAAAAGCGTTATCCCGTTGATATGATTGAGAAGTGGAAATCAGCTCTTTCTGAAATTGCTGCACTATCAGGACACCACCTCAGACAAGAAGCAAAGGA GAATGAATCGGACACCATTCAAGAAATTGTGGGGAATGTGGTGACACGGGCCTCTACAACTGTATCACACCTTAAAAAGTATCTATATGGAATAAATTCTGCTGTTGAAGAGATATATCATAAACTGAGCATGGAGTCTAATGATGTACGTGTCATTGGTATATGTGGCATGGGTGGAATTGGAAAAACTACAATTGCTAAAGCTTTCTACGACAATTATTTCAACAAATTTGATATTAGCTGCTTTAATGAAAATATTAATCAGTATTCACAAGAAGGTAGTCCTTCATTTCCTTTACTTAAGCAACTCTTGATCGAGCTTCTTGGAAAGAAGGATTGTAAGGTTACTGGTGTTGAAAGGAGAATAAGAAAATTGAGAAAAATTCTTCACTCTAAGAAAGCTCTCGTCATTCTGGATGATTTGAACCAATCAAACTATTCAGAATTGCTGCTAGCAAACCTTAGCGACTTGTTTTCAGCTGGAAGTAGAATTATTATTACGACAAGAGATGCAAACCTGCTAAATAAAATGAAAATGGATATTTCAGTTGATATTTATGTGGTGAAGacattaaaaaaaattgattcaTTGGAGCTCTTTTGCTATCATGCCTTCAGAAAACCCGTGCCACCAGAAAAGTTCAGGGAGCTCTCCCTAAACTTTGTAACTTATGCTGGGGGTCTTCCATTAGCTATCAAGGTTTTGGGTTCGTCTTTGGTCGGCAGGACTTACGAGTTTTGGAAAGCTAAACTTGAAAAAGTTGAAGAAATCCCAGAAAATGATATATATAAAGTCCTTAAAATGAGCTACGATGAATTAGACGATGAGACGGAGAAGGCAATCTTCCTTGATATTGCATTTTTCTTTGTTGGAAAGGACAAAGATGAGGCAGTTCATGTATTCAAATCTTGTGGTTTCTTTCCGGATGTTGGAATACCAATTCTAGTGGACAGATGTCTACTGACAATTGGTACAAATAATAAGTTTGAGATGCATAATCTTATCCAGGAAATGGGAAGGGAACTTGGAAAGAGCAAGAGCACACACTTGTTTTTGCGAGGAAATGCAAGGAAGGATTTGCGAAATCTAGAG GAAAGAAATGATATTGAAGGTCTAGTCTTAGACTTTACGACTTCGAAATATGGACAAGTGACTACCTTTTTGTTTGAAAGAATGCCCAATCTGCGGCTACTTCAAATAATCGATGCACCTGATATTAAaggaaattttaaaaaaatatttccTAATTTAAGGTGCATTAGATGGCATTCTTGTCCATGGACACATATACCTTCTACATTTCTTCCACCCAACATCGTCTCCCTTGATATGCCTTCTAGCAAATTCAAAATTTTGTGGAAGGGGCCAAAG CCTATCAAACATCTAAATAATTTGCGTTATTTGTATCTGAGGGCATGCCGTGATTTAAAACGACTACCAAAGCAGTTGGGTGATATGAAGGCCTTAAAGAAGATTGATGCAAGTTATACCGCAATTGAGAAATTGCCGGATTCAATTACTCACCTCAAGCAATTGGATGAGTTAAACTTGGTATGTTGCGAGAAGCTAAGTAAGTTGCCTGAAGAAATTGGGAATATGAAAGGTTTAAAGATGCTTGATGTAGGTTCTTCAGCAATTGAACAACTGCCAGATTCATTTGGGGGCCTCATCAATCTGGGACGACTGCATTTGTCCAACTGCCAAAAGCTTAGAAATCTTCCAAATAACATATGGAAGCTCAAGTTGCTTAAAGGACTATATCTGAGCAAGTGTTCAAACCTGGAACAATTGCCTGAGCAATTGGGGAAGATGCAATGTTTAGAGGAGCTTTATGCATGTGACACGGCAATTGAACGAGTACCAGATTCTATTGGACTGCTGGGTAGGTTAAAAGGGTTGGATTTTACAGATTGTAAGAAGCTCAAATTTGTGGCCAAAAGTATCTGGAATCTTAACTCGATTGAATATTTATATCTTCACCCTGGGGATACAGCTAAAATTAGTTTACCTGATTCAGTAAAAAATATGAAGAAGCTGAAAACTCTGAACCTGAGTTGTAATGTAGGATTATGCCTGCCTATGATTCAATGTTTCTCTTCTTTGGAAAGCTTAACTCTTACAGATGAGGGACAGATTCCCTCTTCAGCGAAACCATTCAGCCTTTCTAAGCTTATAAACCTACAACATCTTAAATTGTATAACTGTACAAATCTTGGGTCCTCCCTTCCGGAACTTCCTTTAAATCTAGAAGAGTTAAGGGTATATAATCAAAATGCACTAGAACAACTACCTGATTTATCGAGCTTAAGAAAGTTGAAAGAATTATGTATATGGAGATGTGTCAGTCTCCAATCAATCTCGTTGCTTCCGTCTCATCTTCAATCACTTTTAGTTCACGAGTGCACAAGCCTACAAGATCTACCAGATATGTCGATGTTGAAGGAATTGGTAAAGTTGAGTTTTACCGGGTGCAACAATCTGAAATCAATAAGTTTGAAACAGAGTTCCCTTGAG ATACAATCCTACTTTCCATTTAGTGCTGATCTACCAAACAGAGAGGTTGCAGAATGGTTCAACTATAAGAGCACTGGGCATACAGTCTGTTTTGATGTCCCGCCAAGCTTTGGATCTAACTTCTTAGGTCTTGCACTCTGGGTTGTGTATACATGCAATGCCAAAGAGATCTGGACATACGTGAGCGCTGTTATCACGAATGAAACGGAGGGTATAACAGAGAATCATCCCATCTATTTACAAACTGTAGTCGGTGAAGCACAATCAAGTATACAATGCATTAGAGGAAAGAAGCTCTCAATGAAAAGTGGAGACACGGTTAAGGTTTTTATTTCAAGCTTATTGTATTCTGGTTATAAAGTGGATATGGGAGCTTCTATTGGAAAAGTTAAGGTCAAGATGTTTGGGGTTCATTTGGTACAGAATAGACTCTCAACTTCGGTTTATCAACTCAAATAA
- the LOC141723509 gene encoding disease resistance protein RPV1-like isoform X3, with the protein MEISKQVVINCALLVLIILAILAIIIRIVSIKKHCPSPNDTTSNLQSADPYCSSTSSPFPPTWDVFLSFYGKDTRSNFTSHLYTALDQAGFLTFRDDPALEKGQEISSSLFDAIRNSNMFIVVLSENYACSPWCLDELAEILSSNRTKNQVVPIFCYVNPSDVRHQQGSFGKALDGHKKRYPVDMIEKWKSALSEIAALSGHHLRQEAKENESDTIQEIVGNVVTRASTTVSHLKKYLYGINSAVEEIYHKLSMESNDVRVIGICGMGGIGKTTIAKAFYDNYFNKFDISCFNENINQYSQEGSPSFPLLKQLLIELLGKKDCKVTGVERRIRKLRKILHSKKALVILDDLNQSNYSELLLANLSDLFSAGSRIIITTRDANLLNKMKMDISVDIYVVKTLKKIDSLELFCYHAFRKPVPPEKFRELSLNFVTYAGGLPLAIKVLGSSLVGRTYEFWKAKLEKVEEIPENDIYKVLKMSYDELDDETEKAIFLDIAFFFVGKDKDEAVHVFKSCGFFPDVGIPILVDRCLLTIGTNNKFEMHNLIQEMGRELGKSKSTHLFLRGNARKDLRNLEERNDIEGLVLDFTTSKYGQVTTFLFERMPNLRLLQIIDAPDIKGNFKKIFPNLRCIRWHSCPWTHIPSTFLPPNIVSLDMPSSKFKILWKGPKPIKHLNNLRYLYLRACRDLKRLPKQLGDMKALKKIDASYTAIEKLPDSITHLKQLDELNLVCCEKLSKLPEEIGNMKGLKMLDVGSSAIEQLPDSFGGLINLGRLHLSNCQKLRNLPNNIWKLKLLKGLYLSKCSNLEQLPEQLGKMQCLEELYACDTAIERVPDSIGLLGRLKGLDFTDCKKLKFVAKSIWNLNSIEYLYLHPGDTAKISLPDSVKNMKKLKTLNLSCNVGLCLPMIQCFSSLESLTLTDEGQIPSSAKPFSLSKLINLQHLKLYNCTNLGSSLPELPLNLEELRVYNQNALEQLPDLSSLRKLKELCIWRCVSLQSISLLPSHLQSLLVHECTSLQDLPDMSMLKELVKLSFTGCNNLKSISLKQSSLEC; encoded by the exons ATGGAAATCTCAAAACAAGTAGTTATAAATTGCGCTTTGCTCGTGCTCATAATACTTGCCATACTTGCAATCATCATCCGTATCGTTTCCATTAAGAAGCACTGTCCTTCTCCCAATGATACCACTAGTAATCTCCAATCAGCTGACCCTTATTGTTCTTCAACCTCTTCTCCATTTCCACCTACTTGGGATGTGTTCTTGAGCTTTTACGGCAAGGACACTCGTAGTAACTTCACTTCACATCTTTACACTGCTTTGGATCAAGCTGGATTTCTAACCTTCAGAGATGATCCTGCTCTTGAAAAGGGCCAAGAAATTTCATCCAGTCTATTTGACGCCATTAGAAATTCAAATATGTTTATTGTTGTTCTTTCAGAGAACTATGCTTGTTCACCATGGTGCCTTGACGAGCTTGCAGAGATCCTTAGTAGCAATAGAACAAAAAATCAGGTTGTTCCTATATTTTGCTATGTTAATCCATCAGATGTTCGGCACCAGCAAGGGAGTTTTGGGAAAGCTCTTGATGGTCATAAAAAGCGTTATCCCGTTGATATGATTGAGAAGTGGAAATCAGCTCTTTCTGAAATTGCTGCACTATCAGGACACCACCTCAGACAAGAAGCAAAGGA GAATGAATCGGACACCATTCAAGAAATTGTGGGGAATGTGGTGACACGGGCCTCTACAACTGTATCACACCTTAAAAAGTATCTATATGGAATAAATTCTGCTGTTGAAGAGATATATCATAAACTGAGCATGGAGTCTAATGATGTACGTGTCATTGGTATATGTGGCATGGGTGGAATTGGAAAAACTACAATTGCTAAAGCTTTCTACGACAATTATTTCAACAAATTTGATATTAGCTGCTTTAATGAAAATATTAATCAGTATTCACAAGAAGGTAGTCCTTCATTTCCTTTACTTAAGCAACTCTTGATCGAGCTTCTTGGAAAGAAGGATTGTAAGGTTACTGGTGTTGAAAGGAGAATAAGAAAATTGAGAAAAATTCTTCACTCTAAGAAAGCTCTCGTCATTCTGGATGATTTGAACCAATCAAACTATTCAGAATTGCTGCTAGCAAACCTTAGCGACTTGTTTTCAGCTGGAAGTAGAATTATTATTACGACAAGAGATGCAAACCTGCTAAATAAAATGAAAATGGATATTTCAGTTGATATTTATGTGGTGAAGacattaaaaaaaattgattcaTTGGAGCTCTTTTGCTATCATGCCTTCAGAAAACCCGTGCCACCAGAAAAGTTCAGGGAGCTCTCCCTAAACTTTGTAACTTATGCTGGGGGTCTTCCATTAGCTATCAAGGTTTTGGGTTCGTCTTTGGTCGGCAGGACTTACGAGTTTTGGAAAGCTAAACTTGAAAAAGTTGAAGAAATCCCAGAAAATGATATATATAAAGTCCTTAAAATGAGCTACGATGAATTAGACGATGAGACGGAGAAGGCAATCTTCCTTGATATTGCATTTTTCTTTGTTGGAAAGGACAAAGATGAGGCAGTTCATGTATTCAAATCTTGTGGTTTCTTTCCGGATGTTGGAATACCAATTCTAGTGGACAGATGTCTACTGACAATTGGTACAAATAATAAGTTTGAGATGCATAATCTTATCCAGGAAATGGGAAGGGAACTTGGAAAGAGCAAGAGCACACACTTGTTTTTGCGAGGAAATGCAAGGAAGGATTTGCGAAATCTAGAG GAAAGAAATGATATTGAAGGTCTAGTCTTAGACTTTACGACTTCGAAATATGGACAAGTGACTACCTTTTTGTTTGAAAGAATGCCCAATCTGCGGCTACTTCAAATAATCGATGCACCTGATATTAAaggaaattttaaaaaaatatttccTAATTTAAGGTGCATTAGATGGCATTCTTGTCCATGGACACATATACCTTCTACATTTCTTCCACCCAACATCGTCTCCCTTGATATGCCTTCTAGCAAATTCAAAATTTTGTGGAAGGGGCCAAAG CCTATCAAACATCTAAATAATTTGCGTTATTTGTATCTGAGGGCATGCCGTGATTTAAAACGACTACCAAAGCAGTTGGGTGATATGAAGGCCTTAAAGAAGATTGATGCAAGTTATACCGCAATTGAGAAATTGCCGGATTCAATTACTCACCTCAAGCAATTGGATGAGTTAAACTTGGTATGTTGCGAGAAGCTAAGTAAGTTGCCTGAAGAAATTGGGAATATGAAAGGTTTAAAGATGCTTGATGTAGGTTCTTCAGCAATTGAACAACTGCCAGATTCATTTGGGGGCCTCATCAATCTGGGACGACTGCATTTGTCCAACTGCCAAAAGCTTAGAAATCTTCCAAATAACATATGGAAGCTCAAGTTGCTTAAAGGACTATATCTGAGCAAGTGTTCAAACCTGGAACAATTGCCTGAGCAATTGGGGAAGATGCAATGTTTAGAGGAGCTTTATGCATGTGACACGGCAATTGAACGAGTACCAGATTCTATTGGACTGCTGGGTAGGTTAAAAGGGTTGGATTTTACAGATTGTAAGAAGCTCAAATTTGTGGCCAAAAGTATCTGGAATCTTAACTCGATTGAATATTTATATCTTCACCCTGGGGATACAGCTAAAATTAGTTTACCTGATTCAGTAAAAAATATGAAGAAGCTGAAAACTCTGAACCTGAGTTGTAATGTAGGATTATGCCTGCCTATGATTCAATGTTTCTCTTCTTTGGAAAGCTTAACTCTTACAGATGAGGGACAGATTCCCTCTTCAGCGAAACCATTCAGCCTTTCTAAGCTTATAAACCTACAACATCTTAAATTGTATAACTGTACAAATCTTGGGTCCTCCCTTCCGGAACTTCCTTTAAATCTAGAAGAGTTAAGGGTATATAATCAAAATGCACTAGAACAACTACCTGATTTATCGAGCTTAAGAAAGTTGAAAGAATTATGTATATGGAGATGTGTCAGTCTCCAATCAATCTCGTTGCTTCCGTCTCATCTTCAATCACTTTTAGTTCACGAGTGCACAAGCCTACAAGATCTACCAGATATGTCGATGTTGAAGGAATTGGTAAAGTTGAGTTTTACCGGGTGCAACAATCTGAAATCAATAAGTTTGAAACAGAGTTCCCTTGAG TGCTGA
- the LOC141723512 gene encoding uncharacterized protein LOC141723512 — protein sequence MSIKITEVTEREAEDSDQEINPCTMLLLQENEEGKKEAKDELQLYHHQQTFNLQSINSSLVIRQLPSKGLSFQLWPAATAFVSLLDHQYQHSSATLSSLLTRPHSQPLRILELGSGTGMVGIAAAAILGARVTVTDLSHVIPNLKFNVEANLNTVGHNGGGVEVAALGWGVEEEMEAIKEKDEYDVIMGSDVVYHDHLYEPLLQTLKFFLLGEQTKEMVFVMSHLKRWKKESVFFKKAKKDFDVEVIYKHDPCNGSRVGVLLYTFVGKNKKKKVEVAECK from the coding sequence ATGAGTATCAAAATCACTGAAGTAACAGAAAGAGAAGCAGAAGATAGTGACCAAGAAATCAACCCTTGCACTATGCTATTACTTcaagaaaatgaagaaggaaAAAAGGAGGCTAAAGATGAGCTACAGCTATACCATCATCAACAAACATTCAACCTCCAGTCTATAAATTCGTCGTTGGTGATCAGACAGCTCCCATCAAAGGGATTGTCCTTCCAGCTCTGGCCAGCCGCTACAGCCTTTGTTTCTCTTCTTGATCATCAATATCAACACAGCTCCGCTACTCTCTCCAGTCTACTTACCCGCCCTCATTCACAGCCACTTCGCATTTTGGAGCTTGGCTCTGGCACTGGCATGGTTGGAATAGCGGCTGCTGCCATCCTCGGTGCTCGTGTGACTGTCACGGATCTTTCTCATGTAATTCCCAACCTCAAGTTCAATGTGGAAGCAAACTTGAATACAGTGGGGCACAATGGAGGGGGAGTGGAGGTGGCTGCGCTGGGGTGGGGAGTGGAGGAGGAGATGGAAGCCATTAAGGAGAAGGATGAGTATGACGTCATAATGGGGTCTGATGTAGTGTATCATGACCACCTCTACGAGCCTTTACTGCAAACGCTGAAATTCTTTTTGTTAGGTGAACAAACAAAGGAGATGGTGTTTGTGATGTCTCATCTGAAGAGGTGGAAGAAAGAAAGTGTATTTTTCAAGAAAGCTAAGAAGGATTTTGATGTAGAGGTTATTTACAAACATGATCCATGCAATGGATCTAGAGTCGGTGTTCTTCTGTACACTTTTGTTGGGAAGAACAAGAAGAAGAAAGTTGAAGTTGCAGAATGCAAATAA